GGGGTAATCTTTCATGCATTGTGTGAAGGTTGTCTCTGTATATTCAATTGTTGACTGCTGTACCAGCAGAGAGCTGAGTACTGGCCAGATCTTGGTATTGTTATTTCTATGGCCCATCACTGGCCTCATATTTTGTAAACTTTCCTCTTTCACCACTCACCTACTGGGTGTAATAAAGAGCTGGATCAGGACGATGAAGAAATGAGTGAAGACAACATGCCTTGTGTTGCGGCTCATACCAGGTACAAGGCAAAGCAGAGGAGATAGCAAGGGGAAGAGCTGCTGATACAAACTAGAGAAAAGGAATCCAGGGAGGACCAGGGCACTTAAGGAGCATCAGGTCAAACTACTTGGAACCCTGGAGAAAATTCTCCCAGCTGTAGTTGAGACCCAGGCTAACTTCAGACTCATGGCCTGCTGTAGACTAATACCCCACACTGGAGCCAACATATGAGCCCCGGAACATCTGAGAGAGAGCTCGGCTTCTCTGGTCCTGCCCAGGTCTGGGAGATCTCATGTCTAGGAGATACTATCTGGTGGGCATACTCCATGGGGTCCCACACAACTCCTTGGTTCAGTTAGAGGCCCTAATTATTGCCTCCTGGGATTCTCACTAGGTACTAAAATCCCAATAAGCCAATTGTGGATGGATGCCTTAAAGATTTGATTCACCAAAGTTCCTAGAAAGATGAGTAGTAGGTAAATGAGCAATTCATAACGAGACATAGAAACCAATGTTGGTAGACCACTCTTTGGATGACAGCCCAATACAGACCTGAGAGAGTGGCTTCCCATTGGCGCAGTTAATTCCCCCAACGAAGACCATATTAGGCATGATGGGCCTGGGATAGTCAAACACAAAGTCAAACCTGAAGAGCCATATGGATGCGTGGCTGAGGATCTCCAGGTAGGACACCTCTCTCTGGAAAAGCTCAGAGGCCAGGCTCTCATATGGAGTGAAAGAGAAGTGGAAAATGAACTTGAATGGCAGAGGATAGAGAATGTTCTTGACCCTCTCCAGGAAGTTCATGTGGTCTGGATTCCTTGTAAGTAACCTAGGAACATAGGAGGAAGGGCTTGGACACTGAGCAGCTTCAAAGGCAGTTTCATAAGGAATGAAGCGCAGAAAAAACGCAGCAGGAACATGCAAATACTTGGCCAGCAGTGCCCCACAGGGATATGCAGGGTCTGTTAACAGCACATCAAAGGAACTGGAGTTCAGATGCTGGATTAGGCTTTTATTGTACAGGAGACTGATGCAACAGCTCACGTAGAATGTTGACACATTTTTCATGAGTTCCGTATTGCTTAAGATCATCGTCAGAGAATATTCAGttttaaagaatatttgaaaGAGGTTCAGCAACTGATGTGCATATTCTTCCTTGGTGTACGGAACAGCATAGGTTTTTAGAGTGAAGAAGTCCTCTTCTTTGACGTACACTGACACATCTGGAGCCAGGACCACAGTCTCATGGCCTCGGGCGTGGAGCTCCCTCACAATGGTTCTCATGCTCAGCCAGTGACTGCCCTCCATGGGAAACACCAGAACCTTCCCACCCTGAGCCCAGGACAGGGCACAGAGCAAGAGCAGCAGCCCCAAGAGTCCTCCTGGAAACACATGCATTCCCATGGCTATGTCCAGGGAAACCCAAAAAGGTGAACCTTCCTTACCTATCTGTAAGGATAGATGAGTTTCTTCATCTTATACCACCATGAAGTCACCTTGCACAATGGCATGCCATTGGTAGGCCCAATCCCCACCTTCAGTTAATCATTGCATATTAAATCCATGCCTGGCCTTCAGTAATGTCCAACCACCTACTCCCACACAGTGAAAACAGACCGGATCATCTCTCTACTAGAAAGACTCCTGTCACCTGTAGCTGTTCTTGAACCATCAGGGTTCACCTCTTTCTTACTCCCAATTTCAAAATCCTGTTGTGTACACTCATTTCATCATCTCTGTTCACCATTGAGCTCTGAGCAGTGGCTTATGGCTGGATTCTCTTCTCTAGACACAACCAACTGAGTAGTTCCTTAAAATCTCTCTTTCCATTCTCAGGTGGCATTCATGACATCATAGAACACAGACCACTGCCAAgctagcttaaaaaaaaacagtattttaacTCTCTAGTTGGTTCATTTAATAGCATGTTAATGGTAATTATCAGGAATGCTGTATTTAAAATGGTTGGCAGGTGCCAAATACTGATACTGcttttggaattttgttttttgttttttggatttgttttttttttttccgagacagggtttctctgtatagccctgggtgtcctggaactcactctgtagaccaggctggccttgaactcagaaatctgcctgcctctgcctcccagagtgctgggattgcaggcgtgtgccaccactgcccggcctgctTTTGGAATTTTGAACTCACAGTTTGATTATTTGAATCTACTTAATGCTTTGTGGAAAGTTGTACCCCATAGAAGTCAATGCTATCTAAAGCACACCAGAGAAAGACCAGCCTGTGGGAAAACAGCTTTCCTGATCCCCTCTGTGGGCTGTTCCCTTGATCTACCACTTACAAGATAGATTCTAAGTCTGGCCTGGAATCTAACCTCACCTGAAGTTCTGTTCTCCTTTGTGATAAACACTAAAGTCTTCAGCTCTCTATTTAGAGATCTGGGTGGACACTAATCTTGACCGTCACTACCCCTGAAGTTTGTCATGAGGCTCCCTTTTGTAATCACTGGCAGCTCTGCATCCTGATATGAATTTTGTCTGTTGAGAACAGCATGGGCCTGTGTTCTAACtttaaaataatggaaaagaCACTCTGAGACTGAGTTGGGTGAGTCAGCTGATCATATGGAATCAGGAGTCTAAGCCCCACTCCAAGTAGTTCCTGTATATGTGCTCAGCAGCTGCTTCCATGTCTTGGTCCTATTTGCTCTGAGGTTCCATTGTCCACTGGGCATGTCCCAGGGCTGTCTAG
The Apodemus sylvaticus chromosome 9, mApoSyl1.1, whole genome shotgun sequence DNA segment above includes these coding regions:
- the LOC127692727 gene encoding UDP-glucuronosyltransferase 1A5-like produces the protein MGMHVFPGGLLGLLLLLCALSWAQGGKVLVFPMEGSHWLSMRTIVRELHARGHETVVLAPDVSVYVKEEDFFTLKTYAVPYTKEEYAHQLLNLFQIFFKTEYSLTMILSNTELMKNVSTFYVSCCISLLYNKSLIQHLNSSSFDVLLTDPAYPCGALLAKYLHVPAAFFLRFIPYETAFEAAQCPSPSSYVPRLLTRNPDHMNFLERVKNILYPLPFKFIFHFSFTPYESLASELFQREVSYLEILSHASIWLFRFDFVFDYPRPIMPNMVFVGGINCANGKPLSQVCIGLSSKEWSTNIGFYVSL